One Cellulomonas taurus genomic region harbors:
- the uxaC gene encoding glucuronate isomerase, translated as MTMTWTLHPDRALPADPTTRPIAREIYQAVAGLPVVSMHGHVPVEWFAQDTAFSDPADLLVVPDHYLIRMLVSQGATLPELGIPALDGSAPAETDPRQIWRRFCAGWRHFRGTPTRFWIETELVEIFGVTERPGPDTADAIYDRIAAVMAEESFRPRALLDRFRIETIATTDPAWATLDDHATLREQGWGDRIRPTWRPDPVLAVDSPTFAADVQRLGQAAGIDPTSYAAYLDALRAQRERFKRAGALATDHGPFLADTTPMDAADAAALWDRAMRGASVSTAERDAFTAHMLFQLATMAADDHLVMQLHPGVCRGHASAQTARFGADRGYDIPVAVEFTEALRPVLDAFGHHPGFRMIAFTIDEDTFSRELAPLAGAYPSLRVGAPWWFLDAPDAMRRFREAVTETAGFANVSGFVDDTRAFCSIPARHDLARRVDAGYLARLVAEHRLDLDEAIDTATDLAYRLPVQAYAAQ; from the coding sequence CTGACGATGACCTGGACCCTGCACCCGGACCGTGCGCTTCCCGCCGACCCGACCACCCGGCCGATCGCCCGGGAGATCTACCAGGCGGTCGCCGGCCTGCCCGTGGTCTCCATGCACGGTCACGTCCCGGTGGAGTGGTTCGCCCAGGACACCGCGTTCTCCGACCCCGCCGATCTGCTCGTGGTGCCCGACCACTACCTGATCCGGATGCTGGTCTCCCAAGGCGCGACGCTCCCCGAGCTGGGGATCCCCGCCCTGGACGGCAGCGCCCCCGCCGAGACCGACCCGCGGCAGATCTGGCGGCGGTTCTGCGCCGGCTGGCGGCACTTCCGCGGCACCCCGACCCGGTTCTGGATCGAGACCGAGCTGGTGGAGATCTTCGGGGTCACCGAACGCCCGGGTCCGGACACCGCCGACGCGATCTACGACCGGATCGCCGCGGTGATGGCCGAGGAGTCGTTCCGCCCGCGCGCCCTGCTCGACCGGTTCCGGATCGAGACCATCGCCACCACCGACCCGGCCTGGGCCACCCTGGACGACCACGCCACCCTGCGCGAACAGGGGTGGGGCGACCGGATCCGGCCCACCTGGCGACCGGACCCGGTGCTCGCCGTCGACTCGCCCACCTTCGCCGCCGACGTCCAGAGACTCGGCCAGGCCGCCGGGATCGACCCGACCTCCTACGCCGCCTACCTCGACGCCCTGCGCGCCCAGCGCGAACGGTTCAAGCGGGCCGGTGCGCTGGCCACCGACCACGGCCCCTTCCTGGCCGACACCACCCCGATGGACGCCGCCGACGCCGCCGCACTCTGGGACCGGGCGATGCGCGGGGCGAGCGTCAGCACCGCCGAGCGCGACGCCTTCACCGCCCACATGCTCTTCCAGCTCGCCACGATGGCCGCCGACGACCACCTGGTGATGCAGCTGCATCCCGGGGTGTGCCGGGGGCACGCGAGCGCCCAGACCGCGCGGTTCGGCGCCGACCGGGGCTACGACATCCCGGTCGCGGTGGAGTTCACCGAAGCGCTGCGCCCGGTGCTGGACGCCTTCGGTCACCACCCGGGCTTCCGGATGATCGCCTTCACCATCGACGAGGACACCTTCTCGCGGGAGCTCGCTCCGCTGGCCGGTGCCTACCCGTCGCTGCGGGTCGGCGCGCCATGGTGGTTCCTGGACGCCCCGGACGCGATGCGCCGGTTCCGGGAGGCGGTCACCGAGACCGCCGGCTTCGCCAACGTCAGCGGGTTCGTCGACGACACCCGCGCGTTCTGCTCCATCCCGGCCCGACACGACCTGGCCCGCCGGGTGGACGCGGGCTATCTGGCCCGCCTGGTGGCCGAACACCGCCTCGACCTGGACGAGGCCATCGACACGGCGACCGACCTGGCGTACCGGCTGCCGGTCCAGGCCTACGCCGCGCAGTGA
- a CDS encoding LacI family DNA-binding transcriptional regulator — MAVTIHQVAAAAGVSPGTVSRALTRPEKVAAPTRDRVLSAVRALGYVPNRAASALRAGRTRTIGLVVPDIANPYFAALTKGVADRARDHDLTVFVVDADEDPSMESERTRAVIAQADGIVLCSPRAPAEEVVVPTSVPVVVVNNELAGATCLASDAEGGIELALDHLHALGHRRIGYAGGPGRSWSDRHRRQALADARSRWPEMELIELGGFSPDVDGGIAAGGLVLASGATAVIAFNDAMAAGLMRRARELGIEVPNALSVVGFDDTPLARVVEPALTSVRTRPRELGRAAADALVALLSGVVDGPDPVPVPAELTVRASTAPEPSLLSRYPRS, encoded by the coding sequence GTGGCCGTCACCATCCACCAGGTCGCCGCCGCGGCGGGCGTCTCGCCCGGGACCGTCTCCCGCGCGCTGACCAGGCCGGAGAAGGTCGCCGCGCCGACCCGTGACCGGGTGCTCTCCGCCGTCCGCGCCCTCGGCTACGTGCCGAACCGAGCCGCCAGCGCCCTGCGAGCCGGGCGGACCCGGACCATCGGCCTGGTGGTGCCGGACATCGCCAACCCGTACTTCGCCGCGCTGACCAAGGGCGTCGCCGACCGGGCACGCGATCACGACCTGACCGTCTTCGTGGTGGACGCCGACGAGGACCCGTCGATGGAGAGCGAACGCACCCGAGCGGTGATCGCCCAGGCCGACGGCATCGTGCTCTGTTCCCCGCGCGCCCCCGCCGAGGAGGTCGTCGTCCCGACGTCGGTCCCCGTGGTGGTCGTGAACAACGAGCTCGCCGGTGCCACCTGCCTGGCATCGGACGCCGAGGGCGGGATCGAGCTCGCGCTCGACCACCTGCACGCGCTCGGCCACCGCCGGATCGGCTACGCGGGCGGGCCGGGTCGATCCTGGTCCGACCGGCACCGCCGCCAGGCGCTCGCGGACGCGCGCAGCCGATGGCCCGAGATGGAGCTGATCGAGCTGGGCGGTTTCAGTCCGGACGTGGACGGCGGGATCGCCGCCGGCGGTCTGGTGCTCGCCTCCGGTGCCACCGCGGTGATCGCGTTCAACGACGCCATGGCCGCCGGGCTGATGCGCCGCGCCCGGGAACTGGGCATCGAGGTGCCGAACGCGCTGTCGGTGGTCGGCTTCGACGACACCCCGCTGGCCCGGGTGGTCGAACCGGCGCTCACCAGCGTGCGGACCCGCCCCCGCGAACTCGGCCGGGCCGCCGCCGACGCCCTGGTCGCGCTGTTGTCCGGCGTCGTCGACGGGCCCGACCCGGTGCCGGTGCCCGCCGAGCTCACCGTCCGCGCCTCCACCGCCCCCGAACCCTCCCTGCTGTCCCGCTACCCCCGATCCTGA
- a CDS encoding MFS transporter has product MTTSDDLTTRRVYTPKPITLARAVGFGVLDLMGGGWNTIISGLMLYFFTTYGNVTAVEAGTILFIARIVDAVASLLIGPLTDNFYRTRLGRRFGRRHFFLLAGIPALLVVFPLLWISHQGFWYYLGVYLLVEIVMAVILIPWETLPTEMSDDYTARTKLSSARMFLSALGTFLVFFIPARIKATDNPDAYLITGLIFSVLFAAAVAITYFTTWERPLTREFVAELDAKPRLTPMAALRQNLADFGSTFRNSSFRKHLAVYLLSFTGKDVFASALTFFVVYALNGTESFGLTLQALSIVGLPVTVAAGFLMVRKGPRFLWATSFSIIIACLLSIGAIYLIQPTSVITLMVIVGVCYQAGRSILEFTPWNVFPFIPDVDRIMTREDRSGIYAAVMTFGRKSTGAVSTLLVSWLLDLGGFLKPGSAGGVQLDLACTDSCPLVQSSGAQHAIAAVTVLLPMALIVAAFICSRFVYLNSGTHAVLRAEIDRLQSGGAKADVDPETRTVVQQLTGQDYDSLWPETAVHV; this is encoded by the coding sequence ATGACGACGTCTGACGACCTCACCACCCGGCGGGTATACACGCCGAAACCGATCACCCTGGCCCGCGCCGTCGGCTTCGGTGTGCTCGACCTGATGGGCGGTGGCTGGAACACCATCATCAGCGGGCTGATGCTGTACTTCTTCACCACCTACGGCAACGTCACGGCGGTGGAGGCGGGCACGATCCTGTTCATCGCCCGGATCGTCGACGCGGTGGCCTCCCTGTTGATCGGCCCGTTGACCGACAACTTCTACCGCACCCGGCTCGGCCGCCGGTTCGGACGGCGGCACTTCTTCCTGCTGGCCGGCATTCCGGCGCTGCTGGTGGTCTTCCCGCTGCTGTGGATCTCCCACCAGGGCTTCTGGTACTACCTCGGGGTCTACCTGCTGGTCGAGATCGTGATGGCCGTCATCCTGATCCCCTGGGAGACGCTGCCGACCGAGATGTCCGACGACTACACCGCGCGCACCAAGCTCAGCTCGGCGCGGATGTTCCTGTCCGCCCTGGGCACCTTCCTGGTGTTCTTCATCCCGGCCCGGATCAAGGCGACCGACAACCCGGACGCGTACCTGATCACCGGTCTGATCTTCTCGGTGCTGTTCGCCGCCGCCGTCGCCATCACCTACTTCACCACCTGGGAACGGCCGCTGACCCGCGAGTTCGTCGCCGAGCTGGACGCCAAGCCCCGCCTGACCCCGATGGCCGCGCTGCGGCAGAACCTCGCGGACTTCGGCTCGACCTTCCGCAACTCCAGCTTCCGCAAGCACCTGGCGGTGTACCTGCTGTCCTTCACCGGCAAGGACGTGTTCGCGTCCGCGCTGACGTTCTTCGTGGTCTACGCGCTGAACGGCACCGAGTCCTTCGGGCTGACCCTGCAGGCGCTGTCCATCGTCGGCCTGCCGGTCACCGTCGCCGCCGGGTTCCTGATGGTGCGCAAGGGGCCGCGCTTCCTGTGGGCGACCTCGTTCAGCATCATCATCGCCTGCCTGCTGTCGATCGGGGCGATCTACCTGATCCAGCCGACGTCGGTCATCACCCTGATGGTGATCGTCGGCGTCTGCTACCAGGCGGGCCGCTCGATCCTGGAGTTCACGCCGTGGAACGTGTTCCCGTTCATCCCGGACGTGGACCGGATCATGACCCGCGAGGACCGCTCCGGCATCTACGCCGCGGTGATGACCTTCGGCCGCAAGTCCACCGGCGCGGTCTCCACCCTGCTGGTGTCCTGGCTGCTCGACCTCGGCGGCTTCCTCAAGCCCGGCTCGGCCGGTGGCGTCCAGCTCGACCTGGCCTGCACCGACTCCTGCCCGCTGGTGCAGAGCTCCGGCGCCCAGCACGCGATCGCCGCCGTCACCGTCCTGCTGCCGATGGCGCTGATCGTCGCCGCCTTCATCTGCTCGCGGTTCGTGTACCTCAACTCCGGCACCCACGCGGTGCTGCGCGCCGAGATCGACCGCCTGCAGTCGGGTGGCGCGAAGGCGGATGTCGACCCGGAGACCCGCACCGTGGTGCAGCAGCTCACCGGCCAGGACTACGACTCCCTGTGGCCGGAGACGGCGGTCCACGTCTGA
- a CDS encoding VOC family protein, whose translation MADLSNPFSGYSVDDIDAAQRFYGDVLGLETRPVNGLLWLRLGTGAEVLLYPKGPAHRPAEYTVLNFRVADVPGTVAELRDRGVTFEHYRGTPTETDEDGVFRGGGPLIAWFTDPAGNVLSIVADD comes from the coding sequence ATGGCCGATCTCAGCAATCCGTTCAGCGGTTACTCGGTGGACGACATCGACGCCGCCCAGCGGTTCTACGGCGACGTGCTCGGCCTGGAGACGAGGCCGGTGAACGGCCTGCTCTGGCTGCGCCTGGGCACCGGCGCCGAGGTGCTGCTCTACCCCAAGGGCCCCGCGCACCGGCCGGCCGAGTACACCGTGCTGAACTTCCGGGTCGCCGACGTGCCCGGCACGGTCGCCGAGCTGCGCGACCGGGGAGTGACCTTCGAGCACTACCGCGGCACGCCGACCGAGACCGACGAGGACGGGGTGTTCCGCGGCGGAGGTCCGCTGATCGCGTGGTTCACCGACCCGGCCGGGAACGTGCTGTCCATCGTCGCCGACGACTGA
- a CDS encoding response regulator transcription factor has translation MTASTLTREALTRPDGQPVRALVVDDEATLAELLSTALRYEGWQVEHALTGQSAIKQAKSLDPDVILLDVMLPDLSGLDVLRRIRTTHPTVPVLFLTAKDAVEDRIAGLTAGGDDYVTKPFSLEEVVARLRALLRRTGAVNQRDEAVLTVGDLVMDEDSHEVTRGGDDIRLTATEFELLRYFMRNPKRVLSKAQILDRVWQYDFGGQANIVELYVSYLRRKIDKGRAPMLHTLRGVGYVLKPAA, from the coding sequence ATGACCGCCTCCACACTCACCCGCGAAGCCCTCACCCGCCCGGACGGACAGCCGGTCCGCGCGCTGGTCGTCGACGACGAGGCCACCCTCGCCGAACTGCTGTCCACCGCCCTACGCTACGAGGGCTGGCAGGTGGAGCACGCCCTCACCGGCCAGAGCGCGATCAAGCAGGCGAAGTCCCTCGACCCGGACGTGATCCTGCTGGACGTCATGCTGCCGGATCTGTCCGGGCTGGACGTGCTCCGCCGGATCCGGACCACCCACCCCACGGTCCCGGTGCTGTTCCTCACCGCCAAGGACGCCGTCGAGGACCGGATCGCCGGGCTGACCGCCGGGGGCGACGACTACGTGACCAAGCCGTTCAGCCTGGAGGAGGTCGTGGCGCGGCTGCGCGCCCTGTTGCGCCGCACCGGAGCGGTGAACCAGCGGGACGAGGCGGTGCTGACCGTCGGCGACCTGGTGATGGACGAGGACTCGCACGAGGTGACCCGCGGCGGCGACGACATCCGGCTGACCGCCACCGAGTTCGAGCTGCTGCGCTACTTCATGCGGAACCCGAAGCGGGTGCTGTCCAAGGCACAGATCCTGGACCGGGTGTGGCAGTACGACTTCGGCGGGCAGGCGAACATCGTCGAGCTGTACGTCTCCTACCTGCGCCGCAAGATCGACAAGGGGCGCGCGCCGATGCTGCACACCCTCCGCGGCGTCGGGTACGTCCTCAAGCCCGCCGCGTGA
- a CDS encoding mannitol dehydrogenase family protein, protein MSHDLPRLGATTPLPDGVTGPRVLPESVGIVHLGWGAFHRAHQAVYTEDAMALGGDRSWGILGDVERTPVLVPALREQDGRYTVLTSGVDDDGTVVRTARVIGSVVDVAYPGDETPRLLAAMAADSTRLITLTVTEKGYTRTADGHLDLPQVAADVTAFTAALRGEADPVAAVSAIGLLVRGLLARFHAGGSPVTVLSCDNIPHNGRVLWSVVDEFIAAADTDTDAFRSWLADSTTWPSSMVDRITPAATDATRAEIAAVLGARDEAGILAEPFSQWVIEDRFAAGRPAWELAGAEFTTDVTAWENAKLFMLNGTHSLIAYAARLLGHTTMADAVGDPRIATAAREYMMRDALPTLTVPEGADLAEYGEGLLRRFANPATGHTTTQVSTDGSQKLPIRWGRVVADSLAAGRVPRGVAFGLAAWSEFVRRAVRDGIDLGDPAGAETLTATVRAAVSSSTAAPEDLAATLIALPGLLPDGAGTDPGLVAAVVAQVRALTAVGDDVI, encoded by the coding sequence GTGTCGCACGACCTGCCCCGACTGGGTGCCACCACTCCACTGCCCGACGGCGTGACCGGACCCCGGGTGCTGCCCGAGTCGGTCGGCATCGTGCACCTGGGCTGGGGTGCGTTCCACCGGGCGCACCAGGCGGTCTACACCGAGGACGCGATGGCGCTCGGCGGCGACCGGAGCTGGGGCATCCTCGGCGACGTGGAACGCACCCCGGTGCTGGTCCCGGCGCTGCGCGAGCAGGACGGCCGCTACACCGTCCTCACCAGCGGGGTCGACGACGACGGCACCGTGGTCCGCACCGCTCGGGTGATCGGCTCGGTGGTCGACGTCGCCTACCCCGGCGACGAGACACCGCGGCTGCTGGCCGCGATGGCCGCCGACAGCACCCGGCTGATCACGCTGACCGTGACCGAGAAGGGTTACACCCGCACCGCCGACGGGCACCTGGACCTCCCGCAGGTCGCGGCGGACGTCACCGCCTTCACCGCCGCACTGCGCGGCGAGGCCGACCCGGTCGCCGCCGTCTCCGCGATCGGCCTGCTGGTGCGTGGCCTGCTCGCCCGGTTCCACGCCGGGGGCTCGCCGGTCACGGTGCTGTCCTGCGACAACATCCCGCACAACGGCCGGGTGCTGTGGTCGGTGGTGGACGAGTTCATCGCGGCGGCCGACACCGACACCGACGCCTTCCGGTCCTGGCTGGCGGACAGCACCACCTGGCCGTCCTCGATGGTGGACCGGATCACCCCGGCCGCCACCGACGCCACTCGGGCCGAGATAGCCGCGGTGCTCGGTGCCCGGGACGAGGCGGGCATCCTGGCCGAGCCGTTCAGCCAGTGGGTGATCGAGGACCGGTTCGCCGCCGGGCGTCCCGCCTGGGAGCTGGCCGGTGCCGAGTTCACCACCGACGTCACCGCCTGGGAGAACGCCAAGCTGTTCATGCTGAACGGCACGCACTCGCTGATCGCCTACGCCGCACGCCTGCTCGGGCACACGACGATGGCCGACGCGGTGGGCGACCCGCGGATCGCCACGGCGGCGCGGGAGTACATGATGCGCGACGCGCTGCCGACGCTGACGGTGCCGGAGGGTGCCGACCTGGCGGAGTACGGCGAGGGCCTGCTGCGCCGGTTCGCCAACCCGGCCACCGGCCACACCACGACCCAGGTCTCCACCGACGGCAGTCAGAAGCTGCCGATCCGGTGGGGCCGGGTGGTCGCCGACTCCCTGGCCGCCGGCCGGGTGCCGCGGGGCGTGGCCTTCGGGCTGGCGGCCTGGAGCGAGTTCGTGCGCCGGGCGGTGCGGGACGGGATCGACCTGGGCGACCCGGCCGGTGCCGAGACCCTCACCGCGACCGTGCGCGCCGCTGTGTCGTCATCCACCGCGGCACCGGAGGACCTGGCCGCGACCCTGATCGCGCTGCCCGGCCTGCTGCCCGACGGCGCGGGGACCGACCCCGGCCTGGTGGCCGCCGTGGTCGCACAGGTCCGCGCGCTGACCGCCGTCGGCGACGACGTCATCTGA
- a CDS encoding aldo/keto reductase — protein sequence MTRIGTTDLDVLPLNLGGNVFGWTADQDQSFAVLDAFAAAGGSFIDTADVYSQWVEGNSGGESEAIIGAWLAARGNRDDIVIATKVGQASAQPGTSRAAVQTAIDGSLRRLGTDHVDLYYAHIDDQDTPLEETVAALGEVVTQGKARYVAASNFTADRLAQALAIADDLGVARFVALQPHYNLVHRDEYEGALQDLAVAENLAVLPYWSLASGFLTGKYRDGETVDSQRAGGAARYLDDRGRRVLAALDAVAADTGASVTAVALAWLRAQPGIAAPIASARTVQQLPDLIAGATLDLTPEQLTTLTTASA from the coding sequence ATGACCCGCATCGGCACCACCGACCTGGACGTCCTGCCGCTCAACCTGGGTGGCAACGTCTTCGGCTGGACAGCTGACCAGGACCAGTCGTTCGCGGTGCTGGACGCCTTCGCGGCGGCCGGCGGCAGCTTCATCGACACCGCCGACGTCTACTCCCAGTGGGTGGAGGGCAACTCCGGCGGTGAGTCGGAGGCGATCATCGGGGCGTGGCTGGCCGCACGCGGCAACCGCGACGACATCGTGATCGCGACCAAGGTCGGTCAGGCCAGCGCCCAGCCGGGGACGTCCCGCGCCGCGGTGCAGACGGCCATCGACGGGTCGCTGCGCCGCCTGGGCACCGACCACGTGGATCTGTACTACGCGCACATCGACGACCAGGACACCCCGCTGGAGGAGACGGTCGCCGCGCTGGGCGAGGTCGTCACCCAGGGCAAGGCCCGGTATGTCGCGGCGTCGAACTTCACCGCCGACCGGCTCGCGCAGGCGCTGGCGATCGCGGATGACCTGGGTGTCGCCCGGTTCGTCGCGCTGCAGCCGCACTACAACCTGGTGCACCGGGACGAGTACGAGGGTGCGTTGCAGGACCTCGCGGTCGCGGAGAACCTGGCGGTGCTGCCGTACTGGTCGTTGGCGAGCGGGTTCCTGACCGGCAAGTACCGCGACGGCGAGACCGTGGACTCCCAGCGCGCCGGTGGTGCGGCCCGTTACCTGGACGACCGTGGTCGCCGGGTGCTCGCGGCGCTGGACGCGGTGGCGGCGGACACCGGTGCCTCGGTCACCGCGGTGGCGCTGGCCTGGCTGCGCGCCCAGCCCGGGATCGCGGCGCCGATCGCCAGCGCCCGCACCGTGCAGCAGCTGCCCGACCTCATCGCCGGTGCCACCCTCGACCTCACCCCCGAGCAGCTCACGACGCTCACCACCGCCTCCGCCTGA
- the uxuA gene encoding mannonate dehydratase translates to MKIGFRWYGEGNDTVALDDIRQIPGVETIVWSLHHKQAGEAWSEAEIAAELATITELNEQHRARGITKTFDGDVVESVNVHESIKLGRTVLGMSRDQAIENYIVTLERLGRAGVKVVCYNFMPVFDWLRTDLWHPLPDGSTALFYEQAVVDQLTPEKLIADMQANSGGLTLPGWEPERLASFTELADAYVGVTRDDMYERYRYFLDAIMPTCEQYDVKMGVHPDDPAFDLFGWPRVVSTKADLERVLSLHDSPHHGLTLCLGSFSSNPGADAVDAVRTFMDRIHFSHVRNIKHLGGGDFTEVAHRACEGSVDTVGIMRAYAEAGYTGYIRPDHGRHLWDENTTNKPRPGYGLYDRALGIQYLLGAWDSARYGS, encoded by the coding sequence ATGAAGATCGGATTCCGCTGGTACGGCGAGGGCAACGACACCGTCGCCCTGGACGACATCCGGCAGATCCCCGGCGTCGAGACCATCGTCTGGTCGCTGCACCACAAGCAGGCGGGCGAGGCATGGTCCGAGGCCGAGATCGCCGCCGAGCTCGCCACCATCACCGAGCTGAACGAGCAGCACCGCGCGCGCGGCATCACGAAGACCTTCGACGGCGACGTGGTCGAGTCGGTGAACGTGCACGAGTCGATCAAGCTCGGGCGCACGGTGCTCGGGATGAGCCGGGACCAGGCGATCGAGAACTACATCGTCACGCTGGAACGGCTGGGCCGGGCCGGGGTGAAGGTGGTCTGCTACAACTTCATGCCGGTCTTCGACTGGCTGCGCACCGACCTGTGGCACCCGCTGCCCGACGGGTCCACCGCCCTGTTCTACGAGCAGGCGGTGGTCGACCAGCTCACGCCGGAGAAGCTGATCGCCGACATGCAGGCCAACTCCGGCGGGCTGACCCTGCCCGGTTGGGAGCCGGAGCGGCTGGCGTCCTTCACCGAGCTGGCCGACGCCTATGTCGGCGTCACCCGGGACGACATGTACGAGCGCTACCGGTACTTCCTGGACGCGATCATGCCGACCTGCGAGCAGTACGACGTGAAGATGGGCGTGCACCCGGACGACCCGGCCTTCGACCTGTTCGGCTGGCCCCGGGTGGTGTCCACCAAGGCGGATCTGGAGCGGGTGCTCTCCCTGCACGACAGCCCGCACCACGGCCTGACCCTCTGCCTGGGCAGCTTCTCCTCCAACCCGGGCGCGGACGCGGTCGACGCCGTGCGCACCTTCATGGACCGGATCCACTTCTCCCACGTCCGGAACATCAAGCACCTCGGCGGCGGCGACTTCACCGAGGTCGCTCACCGGGCCTGCGAGGGGTCGGTGGACACGGTCGGGATCATGCGGGCCTACGCCGAGGCCGGGTACACCGGGTACATCCGGCCGGACCACGGCCGGCACCTGTGGGATGAGAACACCACCAACAAGCCGCGGCCCGGTTACGGGCTGTACGACCGGGCGCTGGGCATCCAGTACCTGCTGGGGGCGTGGGACTCCGCGCGCTACGGCAGCTGA
- a CDS encoding sensor histidine kinase, with the protein MTEAGRSAPGRGRRRWPLRRRLVAVVLVLLAAVAAAMGVVSTLALRSTLIGQIDQRLTAASQRAERAPERFADGEPDGDATPTAPPGTDVPPALVMPGQDVGTVNVYRMDGLTLSGYLDDDGVSQELTDDQLDALLGLTPDGTTATVALPGLGDYRAVSTTGDRGDLSITALPLADVTATVDTFLVVELAVVVVALGVGAWLATVLVRRELRPLDRVAATATRVAQIPLSRGEVELAERVPAQDTDPGTEVGQVGAALNQLLGHVESALTARHASETQVRSFVADASHELRTPLASIRGYAELVQRLPDDLPEDALRAMGRVESEARRMTALVEDMLLLARLDAGRDLDLTEVDLAGLAVDAVADAHVAGPDHVWTLDLGTEGAEPPAPVLGDEHRLRQVLLNLLSNARVHTPPGTEVVVSVRDEGDQVVLRVRDDGPGIPEPLLSRLFLRFARGDASRNRAAGSTGLGLAIVHAVVTAHGGTIEADGTPGATTFTVHLPHA; encoded by the coding sequence GTGACCGAAGCCGGACGTTCCGCCCCGGGCCGCGGACGCCGCCGTTGGCCCCTGCGCCGTCGCCTGGTCGCGGTGGTCCTGGTGCTGCTGGCAGCGGTGGCGGCCGCGATGGGCGTGGTCTCCACCCTGGCCCTGCGGAGCACCCTGATCGGACAGATCGACCAGCGGTTGACCGCGGCCAGTCAGCGCGCGGAGCGAGCCCCCGAGCGCTTCGCGGACGGGGAGCCGGACGGCGACGCCACACCCACCGCGCCGCCCGGCACCGATGTGCCACCGGCCCTGGTCATGCCCGGGCAGGACGTCGGCACGGTGAACGTCTACCGGATGGACGGCTTGACCCTCTCCGGCTACCTCGACGACGACGGGGTGAGCCAGGAACTCACCGACGACCAACTCGACGCGCTGCTCGGCCTCACCCCCGACGGCACGACGGCCACCGTCGCGCTGCCGGGACTCGGCGACTACCGAGCGGTCTCCACCACCGGCGACCGGGGCGACCTCTCGATCACCGCCCTCCCGCTCGCCGACGTCACCGCGACCGTCGACACGTTCCTGGTGGTCGAGCTGGCCGTCGTCGTGGTCGCGCTGGGTGTCGGCGCCTGGCTCGCCACCGTCCTGGTCCGCCGCGAGCTGCGCCCCCTGGACCGGGTGGCGGCCACCGCGACCCGGGTGGCGCAGATCCCGCTGTCCCGCGGCGAGGTCGAACTCGCCGAGCGGGTCCCCGCCCAGGACACCGACCCCGGCACCGAGGTCGGGCAGGTCGGCGCCGCGCTCAACCAGCTGCTCGGCCACGTCGAGTCGGCGCTGACCGCCCGCCACGCATCGGAGACCCAGGTCCGCAGCTTCGTCGCCGACGCCTCGCACGAGCTGCGCACCCCGCTGGCATCGATCCGCGGCTACGCCGAACTGGTGCAGCGCCTGCCGGACGATCTGCCGGAGGACGCCCTGCGCGCGATGGGGCGGGTCGAGTCCGAGGCACGGCGGATGACCGCCCTGGTCGAGGACATGCTGCTGCTCGCCCGGTTGGACGCCGGACGCGACCTGGACCTGACCGAGGTCGACCTGGCCGGACTCGCGGTGGACGCGGTCGCCGATGCGCATGTCGCCGGTCCTGACCACGTCTGGACGTTGGACCTGGGCACCGAGGGCGCCGAGCCCCCGGCCCCGGTGCTCGGCGATGAGCACCGGCTGCGTCAGGTGCTGCTCAACCTGCTGTCCAACGCCCGGGTGCACACCCCACCCGGCACCGAGGTCGTGGTGTCGGTCCGGGACGAGGGCGACCAGGTGGTGCTCCGGGTCCGGGACGACGGGCCGGGCATCCCGGAACCGCTGCTGTCCCGGCTGTTCCTGCGCTTCGCCCGAGGCGACGCGTCACGCAACCGTGCCGCCGGATCAACCGGCCTGGGCCTGGCCATCGTGCACGCGGTGGTCACCGCACACGGCGGAACGATCGAAGCCGACGGCACACCGGGCGCGACCACCTTCACCGTCCACCTGCCCCACGCCTAA